A genomic window from Sceloporus undulatus isolate JIND9_A2432 ecotype Alabama chromosome 9, SceUnd_v1.1, whole genome shotgun sequence includes:
- the SV2A gene encoding synaptic vesicle glycoprotein 2A: protein MDENFKDRTAFIRGAKDIAKEVKKHATKKVGKSVDRVQDEYTKRSYTRFEEEDDDDDYQPQDGYYRGEPSVDDEGASSDATEGHDEDDEIYEGEYQGIPRNDSLKGGDHLTANQEVVSEFRDFDDFEGDKKKEKEELAQQYELILQECGHGRFQWTLYFVLGLALMADGVEIFVVGFVLPSAEKDMCLSDSNKGMLGLIVYLGMMVGAFLWGGLADRLGRRQCLLMSLSVNSVFAFFSSFVQGYGTFLFCRLLSGVGIGGSIPIVFSYYSEFLAQEKRGEHLSWLCMFWMIGGIYASAMAWAIIPHYGWSFQMGSAYQFHSWRVFVLVCAFPSVFAIGALTTMPESPRFFLENGKHDEAWMVLKQVHDTNMRAKGHPERVFSVTQIKTIKQEDELVEIQSDTGTWYRRWMVRFLNLSQQVWANFHQCFAPEYRRVTLMMMAVWFTMSFSYYGLTVWFPDMIKHLQNIEYASRTKVFINESVRHITFNFTLENQIHTRGEYFNDKFIGLKMKSVSFIDSLFEECYFEDITTSNTFFKNCTFISSVFYNTDLFEYKFINSRIINSTFLHNKEGCQLDFSDDNNAYMIYFVSFLGTLAVLPGNIVSALLMDKIGRLRMLAGSSVMSCVSCFFLSFGNSESAMIALLCLFGGVSIASWNALDVLTVELYPSDRRTTAFGFLNALCKLAAVLGISIFTSFVGITKAVPILLASAALAVGSSLALKLPETRGQVLQ from the exons ATGGACGAAAACTTCAAAGACCGGACCGCCTTTATCCGTGGCGCCAAAGACATCGCCAAGGAGGTGAAGAAGCATGCCACCAAGAAAGTGGGCAAAAGCGTGGACCGGGTGCAAGATGAATACACCAAGCGGTCGTACACCCGCTTCGAGGAAGAGGATGATGACGACGACTACCAACCCCAGGACGGCTATTATCGCGGGGAGCCCTCCGTTGATGACGAGGGGGCTTCCAGCGACGCCACTGAAGGCCACGACGAAGACGATGAGATCTACGAGGGGGAATACCAAGGCATCCCGCGCAACGACTCCCTCAAAGGCGGGGACCACTTGACAGCCAACCAAGAGGTGGTGAGCGAGTTCAGGGACTTTGACGACTTCGAAGGGgacaagaagaaggagaaggaagagctgGCCCAGCAGTACGAGCTCATCCTCCAAGAGTGTGGACACGGGCGCTTCCAGTGGACGCTCTACTTTGTCCTGGGACTGGCCCTCATGGCTGACGGGGTGGAGATCTTCGTGGTGGGCTTTGTCCTCCCCAGCGCCGAGAAGGATATGTGCTTGTCAGACTCCaacaaaggcatgctgg GTCTCATCGTCTACCTGGGGATGATGGTCGGGGCATTCCTGTGGGGAGGTCTAGCAGATCGGCTGGGACGGAGGCAATGCCTCTTGATGTCCCTCTCCGTAAACAGCGTCTTCGCCTTCTTCTCCTCGTTTGTCCAGGGATACGGCACTTTCCTCTTCTGCCGCCTCCTCTCCGGCGTTGG GATTGGGGGCTCCATCCCCATCGTCTTCTCTTACTACTCAGAGTTCCTGGCCCAGGAGAAACGGGGAGAACATCTCAGCTGGCTTTGCATGTTCTGGATGATCGGCGGCATCTACGCCTCCGCCATGGCATGGGCCATCATACCCCATTACG GGTGGAGCTTCCAAATGGGCTCCGCCTACCAGTTCCACAGCTGGCGCGTCTTCGTCTTGGTTTGCGCCTTCCCGTCCGTCTTCGCCATCGGTGCCCTCACCACTATGCCAGAGAGCCCACGCTTCTTCCTGGAG AATGGGAAGCATGACGAGGCTTGGATGGTGCTGAAGCAAGTGCATGATACCAACATGAGGGCCAAGGGACACCCAGAACGGGTCTTTTCG GTGACCCAAATCAAGACTATCAAACAGGAGGACGAACTGGTGGAGATCCAGTCTGATACGGGGACTTGGTACCGGCGCTGGATGGTCCGCTTCTTGAACCTATCACAACAG GTCTGGGCGAATTTCCATCAGTGCTTTGCTCCTGAATATCGCCGGGTGACACTGATGATGATGGCTGTGTGGTTCACCATGTCTTTCAG TTACTATGGCTTGACCGTCTGGTTCCCGGATATGATCAAACACCTCCAGAATATTGAGTACGCCTCCCGTACCAAGGTCTTTATCAATGAGTCGGTGCGCCACATCACTTTCAACTTCACTTTGGAAAACCAGATCCACACCCGTGGGGAGTACTTCAACGACAA GTTCATTGGCCTCAAGATGAAGTCTGTCTCGTTTATCGACTCTTTGTTCGAGGAGTGTTATTTCGAGGACATCACCACTAGCAATACTTTCTTCAAGAACTGCACTTTCATCTCTTCCGTCTTCTACAACACAG ACCTCTTTGAGTACAAGTTCATCAACAGCCGGATCATTAACAGCACTTTCCTCCACAACAAGGAAGGTTGTCAGTTGGACTTCAGCGACGACAACAATGCCTACATGATCTATTTCGTCAGCTTCCTCGGCACCTTGGCTGTCCTCCCGGGGAACATCGTCTCCGCTCTCCTGATGGACAAGATCGGGCGTCTCCGGATGCTGG CTGGTTCGAGTGTCATGTCCTGCGTGAGCTGCTTCTTCTTGTCCTTTGGCAACAGCGAGTCAGCCATGATCGCCCTCCTCTGTCTCTTTGGTGGGGTCAGTATAGCCTCCTGGAACGCCCTGGACGTCCTGACGGTCGAACTGTATCCCTCGGACAGACG GACGACTGCTTTCGGGTTCCTCAATGCCTTATGCAAGCTGGCCGCCGTCCTGGGCATCAGCATCTTCACGTCTTTTGTCGGCATCACCAAAGCGGTGCCCATCCTCCTGGCCTCGGCGGCTTTGGCTGTGGGCAGCTCTCTGGCCCTGAAACTGCCGGAGACACGGGGCCAAGTTCTACAGTGA